A window of Pirellulales bacterium genomic DNA:
GTGTAGCCGGTCAGCATCTGGTAGATCGCGGCCGTGTGATTAAACAGACCATTGGGCGTATAGCTGACCGAGCGAATCAGCGTCAGCTTGTCGGTCACCTGCGCCAGCTTGGGCATCAGTTCCGTGACCTGCAGGCCGGGCGTCTTCGTGTCGATCGGGTTGAAGACGCTTTTGACGTTGTCCGGCACGTTCGGCTTCGGATCCCACAAGTCGAGATGGCTGGGTCCACCTTGCAGGAAGATCATGATGACGCTTTTGGCTTTTCCCCAACCTGGGCCACCGGCGGCGGGCGAAGCTTCGGCGGCGGTGCTGCGATGGCGGAACATATCGGCCAGCGACAGGCCGAGCATGGCCGAGCCGCCCACGCGCAACAGCTCGCGGCGGTTGACCCCATCGCACGTGTCTTTGCCAGCCAGTCCGGGGATTACGAGCATCGCCGACTCCTCCCGATCGAAAGGTTCAAAGTGTTCTGTGGCATGAGCGTGCCGCGGTGCAGACGCGCCGTGGCACGATTGGTAGTTCTGCAGGAACTTCAGGCAGGAACCAGCAGTATAGAGCCCCCGAAAATGCGATGTCAACGTTATGACGCAGGGAAACCTAGGTAAATAAAGGGTTTGCGCCGAATTCTGACCGGTTCGGTCGAAAGCCTCGGCTTGCGTCGGTTTCCTCTAAAATCTTGCACGGGTCGGCAAGCCGGGCCGTGAGTGACACCCCTGTGCCCTACCAGCTTTCGACCGCCAGTGCATGTTCGGCCAGGAAGGTCTCCAACTCGCCGCGCGTAAACACACTTTCCGTGGCACTGATCGACCGCACGCAACTGGCTCCCAGGGCGCTGGCCCAGGCAAGGCAGCCGCGCGGATCGCAGCCGGCCAATAATCCGGCGATATAGCCGGCGTCAAAGGCGTCCCCCGCGCCGGTTCCGCCGACGTAACTGACGGGATAGACGCCGGCGTGCAAACGATCGGTTTTCGAGACCAACACCGTTCCGTCACCGCCGCAGGTGATTACGACCGTGCCGGCGCCCGCATCGCGGAATCGCGCCGCCTGTGCGCGAGGATCCTTAAGGCCCGTGATCGCCGCCGCCTCGTCGGTGTTGGGCAGAAACAGATCCGTTTCGCCGAGCACCGGGGCCAGTTGCGCCCAATGATCGCCTGGTCCGGGCAACACGATGTCGAGAACGGTCGTCACGCCCCAGCGACGGGCCTGGCGAAAGACTTCGGCCAATTCTTCAGCCGCAAGCGCCGGCATGAGCAGATAACCGCCGACGTAAAGGACCTTGGCGGCGCGCACGCGCTCGAGCGGAATGTCGCCCGCCGTGAAACGGGCGTTCGCTCCCATGGTGTGAACGAAGCGCCGATCCTGCCCGCGCACGTTCACGATCAACGTGCCCGAGGTGCCGACGCCGGCCGGTCGGCGGACGCTATCGGTTTCGACGCCGCCGGCTTCGAGCGTTTCGACAATGAATTGACCGAAGACATCCTGGCCCACCGCGCCAACGACCCCCACGCCAACGCCGACGCGGGCCAGGTCGATGGCGGCGTTTGCCGCGCAGCCGCCGATCGACAGGGACAGGCCCTCGGTCAACACCAGCTCGCCGGCCGCCGGAGCATGATCGATCGGCGCGCAGCCGTGGTCGGCGACCAGAATGCCCACGCTTAGGCAGTCAATACTCATCACTCGTCTCGGCGTTGAAATTCTGCGGGACAACGCGTTCGTTCGGCTGGCGTAGGCGCCGCGCCGTGGCGGGGATCGATCTTAAGGAACCGCCGTCCGCGTGTCGAATGGCACGAACAAGCGCAACAAAAAACCTTGGCCCGGATGACGAATCATCCGAGCCAAGGCCGTCCTTCTGGCTTGGCGATAGCCAGAATTTTCTTTCGTCGCACGGTGCCAAAGCGTCCTTCGCCTCGGCCAAGCCGTACGAGATCAAACGAAGATGTAGCCTTCTTCGTTGTGCTGCGTGATATCGAGCCCTTGCTGCTCTTCGTCACGCGACACACGCAAGCCCATCGTTACGTCGAGGACCTTCAACAGGACGAAGGTCACGACGATGGCCAGGGCCCAGGTGCCGAAGGCCGAGATGACCTGCGCGGTCAGGATCGGACCACCTTCGAGCAAGCCGAGCGGCTTGTGCGTGGCACCGACATCCTGCACGGCCCGGGTCGCAAAGACACCGGTCAGGATGGCCCCCAGCGTTCCGCCGACACCGTGGACGCCAAAGA
This region includes:
- a CDS encoding PfkB family carbohydrate kinase, coding for MSIDCLSVGILVADHGCAPIDHAPAAGELVLTEGLSLSIGGCAANAAIDLARVGVGVGVVGAVGQDVFGQFIVETLEAGGVETDSVRRPAGVGTSGTLIVNVRGQDRRFVHTMGANARFTAGDIPLERVRAAKVLYVGGYLLMPALAAEELAEVFRQARRWGVTTVLDIVLPGPGDHWAQLAPVLGETDLFLPNTDEAAAITGLKDPRAQAARFRDAGAGTVVITCGGDGTVLVSKTDRLHAGVYPVSYVGGTGAGDAFDAGYIAGLLAGCDPRGCLAWASALGASCVRSISATESVFTRGELETFLAEHALAVESW